GGGTTGTTTTACCTATGGTAACGCGACTTTTTTTAAGAAATTATTATCTTTTTTTGGCTGGATAGCTTTTTTAGCTGATAATGTTCGACTTAGATATGCAGTAAAGTATTAACGCAACAACGGCTTGCTCTTTTCCGAATTGCCCACGGAGCAATTCCTTAGCCTCATAGTGGATATTATAAACGGTTCTTACGGTTATGCCTAGCTGTTCGGCGATTTCTTCTTCACTTTTATCGGAAAGTATAAGCTTCATCACCTCTTTCTTCCTCCTGGGAAGCTTCTCAATGGCCAGCATCACCTCAGCAAAGAGCTCGGCGTTCACAAGCTCTGTTTGCAGGTCAATTCGTATGGTATCTTCTGAGAAAGCACCCGATATCTTAGCCAGGCGCTTGGATTCAAGCCCTCTTTTCTCCAACCTGGTCAGGCAGTTATTATGAACAACCTTCTGTAGAAATTTAAAGATTGTACCGCCGGCACCGAGATCTTCTTTCTTATACCACAACTTCATAAATGCGTCCGATACCACCTCATCCGCCTCCGTTTCTGACTTCACCAAGTGATAAGCTTGCCTGATGAAATGAGGCCGAAGTTGCCGGATGATAGAGGAGAAGGCTCTTTCATTACCTTGCTGAAAGTTCGAAATAATATGACGACTTAATTCTTCCATACGTGAATTAACTGCGTTTGAGAATCTGCTCAAACCAATCGGAGGATAAAGCAATGGTAAGGTGCGTTTCTATTTAGAGAGCGCTTCGAACCGAAGTTGTTTCACAAATATATAATGCCAGCTAATGATTTCCATCGGTAATTTGTAGAATTAAAATAACAATGACAAAAGTCCAGTTTCTTGATTTTTCCGGTCAATTCCATTTTTACCGGTTCAAAATGAACTTTCGAAAAGATTCAATGGAAACCAAATTTCATTAGATGAATTCATTATACTAATAATTATTTGACTATTTTCCTTAACTCGTTTAGCATATTAAGCTAATTTAGTATACCTCACGCTTACTTGCAATTGTAATGGAAAACTTACATTTGTTTTCTCTCTTCATTTAAGCGATCCCAACCACCAGTCTATTCAATGTAATCCCAAGGTTGCTTTGCGTACCTCGCATGCCCCTTAATAATCCAATACAGCGCTAAAAAGAACAACATGAGTTCGTACTTAAACCCATTGCTTAGAAGTCTAAGCCAGTTCGACTATTGCAGTATTGGAGCCCTGTATTTACTAGAATACCAGCAAATACAGGCATACGTTCAATTGATGTCGATTGACGCCATAAAGGCTCATTTCATATCAATTGATGCATTTAGCAAGACTATCCGGCGCTCAAAAAATTTCAAGACCTGGGAAGATCTTGTCGCACATGCAAAGCTAACTGCGAAAGCTGCAGGAGAAAAGTATATCGACTCGGTACCCGATGAGATCTATGAATTACCGGTAGACTTCGCACTCAACCAATGCATGGGAATATTTGACACAAACACAAAATTATATGACAGCCAAACATCAACCTTGTATCGAGAAAAAGCGCTAGGTCAATTTGGCTCACTGGAAGAGATTATGCATCAGTATTTGCATCATGTATCGCAAAATCATCCCAGGGATTTGAATAATGCGACAGCAAAAGCAGTCAGCAATCTGGAATACATGAGGCCTCGCCACATTATGAGGATGCTGATCAAAATCAACAGGTTCCTATCGTCCCGTCCGACAAAAGTTCAGCATTTGTATAAAGATGTAATGTTGGAAGGCACCAATAATATCACTGTGGAGGAAGTGCCAGAAGTATATTCATTAGGCTTTTGCAATTATGAACTACATCGAACAATTTTTTTATTCGTGGCCCCTTTGCTTAACCACGGTTGGCCTTATGCGATGTTATGCTATAGGCTCCGTAATGAAATCATAAAAAAGAACCCGAGAAGCCTGGCGCTTGTATAACTGCCTCGCCATCATAAAAGATACTAAAGTGTAAGTAACACTGCCGGAAAATAATGTAACCATCATGAAACAGTAGATCACCTCATAGGCAAGCAAAACGGTCTTTTCCAATGTCCTATGGGTTTTTCATTGTTCAATTGTTAACGTGATACAGTCCTGTTTGTAAAATTCAACTCTAGCGGCAAACAGAACAGACACGTTCTACAGGGAAAAGGGAGCCGACAGCTCTAAAAGGCCAAGGCTCCTACTTCCTTTCCTCTCTTCAAAAATTGGCGAATAACTATTGCATAACTATGCCCTGCCCGTTCCCATGGGTGGGAAAGGAAACCATTTTTTTAAAAGTCGTTCAAAAGCCAAGGCATGAGAAAGATTTTTGATGGAGAGTCTATGCTCTCACTGTATCTGCTCTTACTAATCATATTACTAATTGAAATCCTTCAATTTCATGTTACCATCCATTACATATGTCCGTGCCGTCTATATGACGAAATGTTACAAGATATTTTCCACGAATCAGAAACCTCCCAACCTATATCGAATGACTAAAATTACACCATACGCGCTGATTGCTTTCGGCGTACTTCTTACCTTTTCTTGCAAAGATGATGATAGATCTTTTACCTCCTATAAAGTGAGAAATGAGATCATTCAAAACCTCGATACTGTCCTTGGGGAAAAAGCCAGGTTTACCTTAATTGAAATTGAAAGATCAAAAGAGAACCAGTATACCTATTCAGTCTATGGATACAAAATAAACGATCATACTACTTTCTATGGCCTTTCTTTTAGATCCGGAAAATGGGATACAATAGGAATATATTCTGTTACTTATCGTTCTCCAACATTCTCCCTAGCGGAAATTAACTATCTCAAGTATATGCCAGAATATGTCAGGAAGAATGAAAAACAACTGGAATTCGGGCCAGACTGGCAATTCCAAAAAGCTAACAAATTGACAATAAAATCAAATGATGAAACTCATTTGAACAAAGTCTCAATAAGATATTATTGGAATCAATCAGAAGGTGGAAATGTTAGCATACTTTATAATGAAGATGATCAATTCAAAGATCCATAAATAAATCCTTTCATTCTTTAAAAAACTAGCACGTGGTTTTACCGATGTGCAGCCCCCTATTATTCTTACTATACATCACACACCAACACATTTCTTCAACATATAAACTTAAACTAAAATTACAATAATGAATATGATCCCATCGTCAATCCTTGCATCCATCGTTTTCCTATTTATTCTTACTGGATGTCAAAGTCCAGAAACACCTCCAACAAACATCTATTCCACAGAGATCCTACCAGCGATTGACTCAACATCAACAGTAAAAACAGAAAAACCAAAAATCCCATTCTTAGCAATTTCGGACTCCCTCAATACTACTTTTGGAAAAAATGCTCAATTCACCCGAATTACACTTCGACCATCCGATGATGAAAATTCAATTGCTCAAATTACCGGATCTAAAAGAATAGATAGTGACAGTATTTACATTGAAGTAATTAATCCAAAACGAGCTGTCAAAGTTTCAATGAATGATACAGACCGCATTTCTCCTACTTTCACCTTGGATGACGTAGCAAATTTCAAGCACATTTACAAATCGATTCAAGCTGCAAGAGCAGTAAAAATTGACGACTTGTCTCACATCCCCTATTACCTCGATAAAGTGGATATTTTAAGAAGCAGTAAGAAAGAAAGATCCCTTTATCTCATGGCACACTTTATTGGATCCCAGGATAATAATATAGGATCAGAAGTCGCCCTCTCTCTAAACGGACAAATATTGACTAAACCGGCTACCTATAATTACAATGATTCTCATTCCCTCAAACTTCAATCCGCAACTTATGTCAAATAAAATACAATACTCAAAATTGCATGCCATTCCGCTACTATCCCTTATAATTGGATTTTTGATATCAGGATGTGTCGAAATTGAGGTAGGTCCTGATCAAGCTGAACAAATATCAACTCCATCTGCTCCACTGAAAAAGCTAGATTTGAACCCCAACGCACCATTGGTGGACATATTACCATTCGCAGAACATATCTCATATCAAAATAAGGTATTTGAATTACCAAAAGGAAATACCTTGGAAAAAGAAGCGCTGCAGATGCTCCCTGTTGATGAAGGTATTTTTCTATCTACACATTCAACTGCACCAGAAAATAGCGACACAACTATCATTTGGATCAGTTATCCAGTTTCAAAAAAATGGATCACCGAAGATGCCAATCAGCCGCTGCAGTTTTCTCAACATCGCCTACGTTTATTGAAGCAACTTCAGCCATCTGAAAATACGACCTTACTGGCCGTATTCACTTTCTTCGACCAATTACGCTCAAACTACGGAACTCGAATGAATATAATTTGGAATGTGAGGGAAGAAAAACCTATCGCAAACTCAGTCACAGAACAGCAGCCATCGTCAGTTAGTAACATCATGGAACAAAGACTAGAAAATTATAAACTGGAAAATAACTATATGCTCAACCTTGAATTTGATAGTATTATTTTGCTTACGCACATTGTGAGAGATATAAAGAAAATCAATAACGCTGGTGACCCTGGACTTAATGACAGACGAGAATCATTAAGATTGATATATGAGCTTCTGGGAAGCGAAGTGAAAAATTATGATGGAATCGTCGAATATGTTACCGGCCCTGATAAAAAGCAAACCTCCCTGCCAGCTATTGACTTCCAGACCAATGGACTGCAAAAAAATCCCAGAATTTGGATGCCACAATACCGGAAGGCTTTTCCTCATAGACGCCTTCATTGTTTGATCTGCGATTAAGTACCAACCCGCATATAATAGCATGTAATCCTTCGACGCATTTCCTTGGGGTATAAACGGCCATTCGAGTGCGCGGCTTACTACCGGATCGCAAAAATACTGTTCTGCGCCGGACATCTCGAACACTTCACCCAAAAAAATTGCTCAATGGACTAACCGGTCATTTTGATCGGTTAATTTTTTTGTGCAAATCGTTCTTCGTCCTCTGCATAACGAGTGCTAGTCGCTATCGGTTGTGACGCGCGGGGTAACGCACCCCGGGCACAACAGATTAAACGATTACTCACATTTAAATTTTATGTTATGCACAATTTGAATTTCAACAAAGCAGCCGGAGAGTACAGTTTTTACACCAGAAGAGAAAAGGCGTGGCACCTATTGGGACAAGTTGGAGTGGCCAGCTCCAGCCGGGAAGTTATTGTTCAATCACATTTAGATTTCAAGGTCGGAAAATCTCCTAACTATCATTTTATTCCCGGTAGGAAATTTGAAAAATCAGAATCTTCATTTTTTACGTTTAGGGAAGACACAATGGAAGTTTTGGGAAGCCGCGTAGGCCCCAAATACCAACCGCTGCAAAACGATGTGGCATTTTCATTTATGGATGATCTGGCGGGCGCTCACAACATCACCTACGAAACCGCAGGTGCATTAGGGAAAGGTGAACGAATTTTTATTACCGCGAAGATCCCCCGACACATCAGGATCGGAAAAGATGATGAATTGGAAGAATACATCTTCGTAACCAATTCACACGATGGCTCCGGGTCTATTATTATTGCATATACACCGGTACGCATTGTCTGCAACAACACCCTGAATGCTGCTCTCAAAAATTGCTCAAACATGCGCAAAATTAGGCACACTGCCTCCGCAGCGGAAAAACTCGCCTCAGCCAAAAAGTTCTTAGGAATTTGCGACCAGTTCGGTAATGCCTTTGGCGATACGTTGAAAAGATGGACGACCATTAACATTACTGATAAGCAGGTAAGACGGCTCATTGAAATGGCTATGGCCCCTACCGATAAAATGTTGGAGCTGGTTACGCAAGGAAAGAAAGATGAATTTTCAAGCCAGTTTACAACAATGGTTGATCAGGCTATGGAATACCGCTTTACGCATCCGTCTCAACTCATGGAAACTACGCAGGGCAAACTATTTGGTGCCTACAACGCCGTAACGGGATACTTCCAGAACGTGAAAAAGTACAAGAACGCTGAACAACAATTCACGACGATCATGGAAGGGAAAGGGCAAACAATTGGTCAGACAGCTTTTAATCTGTGTGCACAGTTTGAAAGTGAAGGGGCAGATGCTTTATTCCTCAGCTAACACGAACATGTCAGGCGGCAAACGCTGCCTGACATTTTTTTGACAATCAAAATTTCGATATGGCTAAGTTGTCTCCTGAGCGCCTTCACAACCTGCGCAGGTTAAGAGCCGCAAGGTATCTCTGGAAAAAATGTCCCCTTTTTGCGTTTTCCATGATGAAAGCACGCTATCCAGATTATACATACGCGACATTTGAAGCTGACCTCCGCCCTCGGACATCCAAAAAGAAATCCAGCAAAAAAAGAATCCTATGGTTCGTTATGGCCGTTATTTCAAAATGCAGGAGTTAATCCGGCACTACCTTGTATCGGGAAATATTCGACATCTCATAGAGGCCCAGCGCCTACGGGTACGGATGGCCCACCCCTACTGATTCATTATAAGAAAGGACGGACAGGGAGCTGAATATCTATTCCCGGCCACCACCCCCTATACCGTCATGGCTGATATTACGAATAAAGTCAATAAATCAGCCACCTTTGATGAGGCTTGTCAGTTGACGGAGCACATGCTTTCACGTAGCCGGATGGGCAGGTAAAGCCCCCTTTCCTTTATATGACTGGTATAAACCGGCGGCCGCCGCCTGCTGCCGGCGGCAACATTCCCATCGATTAGCCTTCATTTTTAGTAAGCAAAAATTGTCATCAGTGAATGGTTCCATTGCCAGCAGTGCCGGCAATCCATCGATCACCAACCAATTAACAAAGAATCAACAACCTCACATATGAGGTCATCCATCGCCCGTAATCCGTAATAACTAAGAAAGTACATCAGGCTATTTACTGCCTTACCGCAGTATTGTAGTAAAAATTTGGGGTCCGGCTAAAAATACCACATGGCAGAAAGTGTAAGTTCCATTGTTTCAGTGGGGGTAAATTCCACAGGAACAATTATGAACAATTATGTACAATGATATCCCAGGCCCGAACCCTCTTCCCAAATTCTATGGGGAGATACCCGGCGTAAAAGTCCCCGGTGATGAAATCCCTTTCCAGGTCAAAGCTGATTCTTTGGAAAAAGTCCTCAACCTCTGTGAGTTGGTCTCAGGAGGTATGCAATACTTTTATATTGTGGAGGCTTATCCTGATCTGCGTCGTGGCGATCCCCAAGCGATGCCCAGTGCAGTGGACGTCATCCGCCTTTCCCTATATCACATTGATGGCGCACTTGATTTTCCACCACCAGTCACGACAACCCAGAATTTCGTCACTGATTGCCCTTCAATTGAAGATTTTGTGCTCAATTACAGGAACCCCGCCAAATTCCAAAAGGAAGAGCAACCTTATAAATGGGCCATCATGTACGGTCATTACCACGACATACTCACCAAAGGCTATACCCATGTTTCCCGACACGATAACGTTACTGGACAGTTCCTTACCTATGTCCCCGAGCCCTTCATTTTTCAAAAGATAGCAATGCAATTTAAAGATACAGGGCTTATCAGGAGTAAGTTTGAAGTATCAGAGCGCGTCCTCAATTTCGAGAATAAAGCGAGAAAACGGCTCCCAAATTCAACTACAATCAAAGTAAAACGTTGACAATACCCATTTTCATAATTGAAACATGATGACGCCAAGTGCTTTTGATCCGCTATTTTCCATACTGGAAGAAAAAGGATATTTTGATCCCAACTTCTTTGATAGAGATTTTCTTTGCAAATCCCTTCAGCTCGAAGATGAGCTCCTCGGTGCATCAAACGCAATGCCCCCTGATGACAACTGGAGCACCATCTGCTTCGGAAAGGATAATGCCGGTCGATCAAAAGCAATACAAATCCAGTTAATGTTCAATATCGATTATGTTCAAAAGGAAATTAAATTAGAAAGCATCAATTTCGTATGTTGCAACAAGCATGATACACATAAGATAGTACACCTTACCGACATCCCATCATGTGCGGACCTGGAATTGAAATTGTTCCGGATGCGTCGATATAAACAGTTTAAAAGAACTCCTGGGCCTCATCGTTTATGATCCAAAAGAAAATAATAGCCGAAATCGTTCTATAAATATTCAGTAAAGATGATGATCGGGTTAAAAAATATGCATTCGCTTCGGAAATTGCTGAAAGAAAAGTCAGCGAATGGAGCTGTATTACTTTTGGGGCAGAAAACCGGCATTATTGAGTTTGATAAGCTCCGATTCCTGAACAACCCAAAGCATGTGCTAAAAGTAAAAAAAGAACATGAATACATGTTCCTGATAAAGGATCTGTTAGAAGCCATAGACTATCTGACCAACAATAAGGATGACTATTCCTTCTTTGCCGCAGACATCGATGATATCATTGTAAACATCGGTATGTACCAAACCCACGTTGAATGCGCAATTATACTCGAACAGTTGTTAAGGCAAAATCAACAACGGGAACACAGTCCACAACTAAGCGAATTTATCATCCTGAGTGCAAATGAATTCATTGCAGAGCTGTGTAAGTCTCAGCAGGGCGCCAACCTTGCCAATAAAATATGGGAAAAATTCCACCCCAGTAATATTCCTAAGCCTCAATTATTAAATCTGTCCCAAAGCCCACGGATCAAAATAACAGACAACCCCAAAAACCATTATAGGAAAAAATAGTCAATTTCCCTCAGAAACAAAACTGGTGTTGGGTTTGTACCCAACAATTATTCAGCATCCCTCCCTTTTATTTGCAGATGCAAAAATCACGAACGGATGTGCTTCATATAGTGGGCACCAATCTTCGACTAGCCCGAATTAGCAAAAACCTATCTCTTACAGAACTATCAAAGCTGACTGGAATTGATAAAGGAGATCTCAGCAAAATGGAAGCTGGCAAAATAAACTTTGGGATTATTACACTATATCATTTGAGAGATTCCCTCGAAATCGGAATTGAACAATTTTTCCAGGAATGATAATTCCGAAACTTATCGCAAGGTAAAACGGCCTTCATTAGCCGATTTTTCAATATATTTATTCAAATGATAAGCTTTGACAATCTACAGATTTAAAAAAGAGCTATACACGCGGGGGCTTGCAAGCTATGACTATTTAACCGATGAAAACTTCTCGATTCATTTTTCCACCAGCGACTATCTTTCTCGCAATAGAATATACCTGCAATGGTACATGGAAAAATCATTCTACTTGAAAAATGACCTCAGCAAAGAAATAACCGCCCATACTTTAAATAAATATATTAGGGATAAAAATGCTGTATCCGAAGGGGTTGAGACCCACCTCAGCCTGGGTGCATCCTTTTTTTATAACTTCAATGGAGAAGCATTTCACTTTCTATTTGAGCAATCGGATAAAATGCAAACCGCAACTGCACTCCTGGAAACAATACTGAAGGCAAAAAGTAAAATC
Above is a genomic segment from Chitinophaga pollutisoli containing:
- a CDS encoding RNA polymerase sigma factor, translating into MEELSRHIISNFQQGNERAFSSIIRQLRPHFIRQAYHLVKSETEADEVVSDAFMKLWYKKEDLGAGGTIFKFLQKVVHNNCLTRLEKRGLESKRLAKISGAFSEDTIRIDLQTELVNAELFAEVMLAIEKLPRRKKEVMKLILSDKSEEEIAEQLGITVRTVYNIHYEAKELLRGQFGKEQAVVALILYCISKSNIIS
- a CDS encoding DUF932 domain-containing protein; translation: MHNLNFNKAAGEYSFYTRREKAWHLLGQVGVASSSREVIVQSHLDFKVGKSPNYHFIPGRKFEKSESSFFTFREDTMEVLGSRVGPKYQPLQNDVAFSFMDDLAGAHNITYETAGALGKGERIFITAKIPRHIRIGKDDELEEYIFVTNSHDGSGSIIIAYTPVRIVCNNTLNAALKNCSNMRKIRHTASAAEKLASAKKFLGICDQFGNAFGDTLKRWTTINITDKQVRRLIEMAMAPTDKMLELVTQGKKDEFSSQFTTMVDQAMEYRFTHPSQLMETTQGKLFGAYNAVTGYFQNVKKYKNAEQQFTTIMEGKGQTIGQTAFNLCAQFESEGADALFLS
- a CDS encoding helix-turn-helix domain-containing protein, encoding MQKSRTDVLHIVGTNLRLARISKNLSLTELSKLTGIDKGDLSKMEAGKINFGIITLYHLRDSLEIGIEQFFQE